One Epidermidibacterium keratini DNA segment encodes these proteins:
- a CDS encoding plasmid stabilization protein has protein sequence MPQDKWSDKRERQYEHIKESLKERDHSEDEAEEIAARTVNKERARHGESKQKSKTSTDDISSSRRGGLRSHSGEGGRTRDQLYEEAKKKNIKGRSSMTKAQLERAVGR, from the coding sequence ACAGGACAAGTGGAGCGATAAGCGCGAACGGCAGTACGAGCACATCAAGGAGAGCCTGAAGGAGCGCGATCACTCCGAAGACGAGGCCGAGGAGATCGCCGCGCGCACCGTCAACAAGGAGCGCGCGCGACACGGCGAGTCGAAGCAGAAGAGCAAGACATCCACCGACGACATCTCCTCAAGTCGGCGAGGTGGCCTGCGCTCGCACTCCGGTGAGGGCGGCCGCACGCGCGATCAGCTGTACGAAGAGGCCAAGAAGAAAAACATCAAGGGCCGCTCAAGCATGACCAAGGCTCAGTTGGAGCGTGCCGTCGGGCGGTAG
- a CDS encoding DUF6584 family protein: MPSPESTVEPAAIRNARHDLAVGRPWQARDRLSSYCAAHLNERALDLLGDVHAAMGDLPAAGAVWFVLDRTDPLARDAAVAFDEYYGHSRERTWSALPRAVRMGSEVPRVADLRAEFGASRGADGNETLGSRAADALFMTSLFAGCGGLLSAAAVGVVTIIRWIFGGS; encoded by the coding sequence ATGCCATCACCCGAGTCGACCGTCGAACCGGCCGCCATCCGCAACGCGCGGCACGACCTCGCCGTGGGCCGGCCGTGGCAGGCGCGCGACCGGCTCTCGTCGTACTGCGCCGCCCATCTCAACGAGCGAGCCTTGGATCTTCTCGGCGACGTGCATGCAGCGATGGGTGACCTGCCGGCGGCGGGCGCCGTCTGGTTTGTTCTTGACCGGACGGACCCGCTCGCCCGAGATGCAGCCGTGGCGTTTGACGAGTACTACGGACACAGCCGTGAGCGCACCTGGAGCGCGCTGCCGCGCGCTGTCCGAATGGGCTCAGAAGTGCCACGGGTGGCTGATCTTCGGGCTGAGTTCGGGGCATCGCGGGGAGCCGATGGGAACGAGACCCTTGGCTCGCGTGCGGCCGACGCGCTGTTTATGACGTCGCTGTTTGCCGGGTGCGGTGGGTTGCTCTCGGCGGCAGCGGTCGGCGTCGTGACAATCATCCGCTGGATCTTCGGCGGCAGCTGA
- a CDS encoding LysR family transcriptional regulator has product MNLREIAYFLAVVEEGSISRAAVRLHLTQPPLSLAIAKLERELDVTLLIRTYRGIEPTEAGHYLVGAGRRLLNEAERIEDRLRALGAGRAGRVRIATGPIMTWDYLPPRLAELNAQAPDVEVELVDPPSFAIAELVRRGEVDLGIAATADVTRIAHRERGELRIEPIAQMGLYVGVPRALADRDLPLPLTDLADQTWLLPQGTPEYPGVDVIAEDAWRAAGMPPPRVRWVATPQTAVPLVAAGMGISLLPQSFQNERNGVYTVQSDPPVRPLTVAAIWTPMSDGDALVQRMLAILRDDRRPRYALPPSAGSR; this is encoded by the coding sequence ATGAACCTAAGGGAGATCGCCTACTTTCTGGCCGTCGTCGAGGAGGGCAGCATCTCCCGAGCGGCAGTGCGATTGCATCTCACCCAACCGCCGCTCAGCCTGGCCATCGCCAAGCTGGAACGCGAACTCGACGTGACGTTGCTGATCCGCACCTATCGGGGCATCGAGCCGACCGAAGCCGGGCACTACCTCGTCGGCGCCGGGCGCAGGTTGCTCAACGAAGCTGAGCGCATCGAGGACCGCCTCAGAGCCTTGGGTGCGGGGCGGGCCGGACGGGTACGCATCGCAACCGGACCGATCATGACCTGGGACTACCTCCCACCCCGGCTGGCTGAGCTGAATGCGCAAGCGCCAGATGTTGAGGTAGAGCTGGTCGATCCCCCATCCTTCGCGATCGCCGAGCTCGTGCGCCGTGGCGAAGTCGACCTGGGCATCGCGGCCACGGCCGATGTCACACGCATCGCGCATCGCGAACGCGGCGAGCTCCGGATCGAGCCGATCGCCCAGATGGGCTTGTACGTCGGGGTGCCACGCGCGCTCGCCGATCGTGACCTGCCGTTGCCGCTCACCGACCTCGCTGATCAGACGTGGCTGCTACCGCAGGGGACGCCTGAGTATCCCGGGGTCGACGTGATCGCGGAGGACGCGTGGCGAGCCGCTGGCATGCCACCGCCGCGCGTTCGGTGGGTCGCCACACCTCAAACCGCGGTGCCACTCGTCGCAGCCGGTATGGGCATTTCGCTGCTGCCGCAGTCGTTTCAGAACGAGCGCAACGGGGTCTACACCGTGCAGTCCGACCCGCCTGTGCGGCCATTGACGGTCGCCGCGATCTGGACTCCGATGTCCGACGGTGACGCGCTGGTGCAGCGAATGCTGGCGATCCTCCGCGACGACCGCCGTCCGCGCTATGCGCTCCCGCCGTCAGCGGGCTCGCGGTAG
- a CDS encoding ABC transporter substrate-binding protein: MARTFQPGRVRPRGVSLLVGLLALTSVSACSVGQGSAITIGKGDPIKVGVIPVVDYAPVYIAIERGYFSDEGLNVQTQVMQNAAAIAPGVINGQLQFGTAATTAFIAPAAKGLPLVAVADQADVAVDEAADPAAVLVGADSAITRPKELEGKTVATNALGSIAYVSMAALVKGDGGDPSKVSWVAMPFPDMVGALAEGRIDAAFANEPFTTLHQQAGAVVLSPGLFPVFTPGESYALVFSAKPFVEKNPEIVEAFVSALAKASELARTDPQVVVDVLVKYGGMKPEVAAAMKQPTFGDNVDPAALTQASEVMADLGMLPGPVDGTTLVMDGGETP; the protein is encoded by the coding sequence ATGGCGCGGACCTTTCAACCAGGGCGAGTACGCCCACGCGGCGTGTCGTTGCTCGTCGGCCTACTTGCGCTCACGAGCGTGAGTGCCTGCAGCGTCGGGCAAGGAAGCGCGATCACGATCGGCAAGGGCGACCCAATCAAGGTCGGGGTGATTCCGGTTGTGGATTACGCGCCGGTCTACATCGCCATCGAACGCGGCTACTTCAGCGACGAAGGGCTGAATGTGCAAACCCAGGTGATGCAGAACGCTGCCGCGATCGCCCCTGGGGTCATCAATGGGCAACTGCAGTTCGGTACGGCAGCGACTACTGCGTTCATCGCCCCGGCGGCCAAGGGGCTGCCGCTGGTTGCGGTCGCCGACCAGGCCGACGTCGCCGTCGACGAGGCCGCCGATCCGGCCGCAGTGCTGGTGGGCGCAGACTCCGCAATCACCCGGCCGAAGGAACTCGAGGGCAAGACGGTCGCGACCAACGCACTCGGCTCGATCGCCTACGTCTCGATGGCCGCCTTGGTCAAGGGCGATGGCGGCGACCCATCGAAGGTGTCGTGGGTTGCGATGCCCTTCCCTGACATGGTCGGTGCCCTCGCCGAGGGCCGGATCGACGCCGCGTTTGCCAACGAGCCGTTCACCACGCTGCATCAGCAGGCCGGAGCGGTGGTGTTGAGCCCGGGGTTGTTCCCGGTCTTCACCCCCGGCGAGTCGTATGCGCTCGTGTTCTCGGCCAAGCCGTTCGTCGAGAAGAACCCCGAGATCGTCGAGGCGTTCGTCAGCGCGCTCGCGAAGGCAAGCGAACTCGCGCGCACCGATCCGCAGGTCGTCGTCGACGTTCTCGTCAAGTACGGCGGGATGAAACCTGAGGTGGCAGCGGCAATGAAGCAGCCAACGTTCGGCGACAATGTCGATCCCGCCGCGCTCACCCAAGCGTCAGAGGTGATGGCCGATCTCGGCATGCTGCCCGGTCCGGTCGACGGTACGACGCTCGTGATGGATGGCGGTGAGACGCCGTGA